The proteins below come from a single Roseiflexus sp. RS-1 genomic window:
- a CDS encoding ABC transporter ATP-binding protein, with translation MHAEPLIILDRVSKSYEEAGRERFVLRDVSASFARGEFVVLVGKSGTGKSTLLNLISGIDTPTSGEIIVNGQSLTRLPERERTLFRRRSIGFIFQFYNLTPTLTVLENLLLPLELNGRVTARDRAAALDLLAQVGLADRRNAYPDRLSGGEQQRVAVARALVHDPLLVLADEPTGNLDSETSQQVLDLLDTLTRRAGKNLVMVTHSPEVVGLADRLFRIVEGHLIEEQAPVARSLSSSSLHPSSHV, from the coding sequence ATGCACGCTGAACCACTGATAATTCTTGATCGCGTCTCGAAGAGTTATGAAGAAGCCGGACGCGAGCGCTTCGTGCTGCGTGATGTCAGCGCCTCGTTCGCGCGCGGCGAGTTCGTGGTGCTGGTCGGCAAGAGTGGAACGGGCAAAAGTACGCTCCTGAACCTGATCAGTGGCATCGATACGCCGACCTCCGGTGAGATCATTGTGAATGGTCAATCGTTGACTCGCCTGCCGGAACGTGAACGAACGCTGTTCCGGCGCCGCTCGATAGGCTTCATCTTTCAGTTCTACAACCTGACGCCGACATTGACGGTGCTGGAGAATCTGCTCCTGCCGCTCGAGTTGAACGGTCGGGTAACGGCGCGCGACCGCGCGGCTGCGCTCGATCTGCTGGCGCAGGTTGGGCTTGCCGATCGCCGGAATGCTTACCCCGACCGTCTTTCTGGTGGAGAACAGCAACGGGTGGCGGTTGCGCGCGCGCTGGTGCACGATCCGCTGCTGGTACTGGCGGATGAGCCGACCGGGAACCTCGATAGCGAGACCAGTCAGCAGGTGCTCGATCTGCTCGATACCCTCACCCGCCGCGCCGGGAAAAATCTCGTGATGGTCACCCACAGCCCTGAGGTGGTCGGTCTGGCGGATCGCCTGTTCCGGATCGTCGAAGGGCATCTGATTGAAGAACAGGCGCCGGTAGCGCGTTCGCTTTCCTCATCCTCCCTGCATCCTTCCTCTCACGTGTAG
- a CDS encoding Yip1 family protein — MMVQGVSINEMLNQSIQVLTKPGVETFERFERHGGQREATIYIMIAAAISAVAALVFGLLNGIVAALLNAALGFILAVAGFYIFVFLVYFIGKQQGGTGTQDEVFYTMALFVAPIQAVTGAVSAIPLIGCLALPATLALGIYQIYLGYLGVRSSMNLDQSKAIITLVLAFIAQLFIGFIIGAIFAAIFAMLGVASGSIEFN, encoded by the coding sequence ATGATGGTACAGGGAGTTTCGATCAACGAAATGCTCAACCAGAGCATTCAGGTCCTGACAAAGCCGGGCGTCGAGACGTTCGAGCGCTTCGAGCGGCACGGCGGTCAGCGCGAGGCGACGATCTACATCATGATCGCGGCAGCGATCAGCGCCGTAGCCGCGCTGGTCTTCGGGCTTCTGAACGGTATCGTGGCGGCGTTGCTGAACGCCGCTTTGGGCTTTATCCTTGCGGTGGCTGGTTTCTACATTTTCGTCTTTCTGGTCTATTTCATTGGGAAACAGCAGGGCGGCACCGGCACGCAGGACGAAGTGTTCTACACCATGGCGCTGTTCGTTGCGCCTATTCAGGCGGTTACCGGCGCGGTGAGCGCTATTCCCCTGATCGGTTGTCTGGCGCTGCCGGCGACGCTTGCGCTGGGCATTTACCAGATCTATCTGGGCTATCTGGGCGTGCGTTCGAGCATGAACCTTGACCAGAGCAAGGCAATTATCACGCTGGTGCTGGCATTCATCGCGCAGTTATTCATCGGCTTTATCATTGGTGCAATCTTTGCCGCCATTTTCGCAATGTTGGGCGTGGCCAGCGGCTCGATTGAGTTCAACTGA
- a CDS encoding DnaJ domain-containing protein: MTLDRACPSCGATLGDDGICVSCGSLSRGFFRGLDLGAPQVAAAVAHGLDFYRLLDVDQQAEALAIARQYRRLRALFPDDPSSLAPEPRRKFELLQVAGRVLTDPALRALYDQLRTSANPHIQKDVVRCSACGAPLRSEEVRCLYCGSPRPAQPAPPVVPPLAGPPAVEPLDFYAMLGLAPMHLIKRDTGMSRTVMPYSSEETGVAEIVRPPTPEEVDAASYALQQATLLRPGLSPAEREARVRDLEIARRVLGNERLRSRYDGFWQAFHQGRFDHGHLEGLRALIEEVRTEDDPTATLSPDQAEALLQQGRGLIAAGLPREALEPLRRACVALPGRAEAHALYASAILASADPLDLGAHALRQALTAIETAARLGNPLPESAALLALCRGLLARDAGDMHQAESELFAAVQQNPSLAAAWRALAALAIGRGAHGDAIEHCQRALKIDPRDERAWLMLAGACLRARRYAEARTAAEQVAGLRGGGISVDAILADIGN; encoded by the coding sequence ATGACGCTTGATCGAGCCTGTCCATCGTGTGGCGCAACGCTGGGCGATGATGGTATCTGCGTGTCGTGCGGTTCGCTGTCACGAGGCTTTTTTCGCGGGCTGGACCTGGGTGCGCCGCAGGTTGCCGCAGCCGTGGCGCACGGTCTTGATTTTTACCGCCTGCTCGACGTTGATCAGCAGGCGGAAGCGCTTGCAATCGCCCGCCAGTACCGGCGACTGCGGGCGCTCTTTCCCGATGACCCATCATCGCTGGCGCCGGAACCGCGCCGCAAGTTTGAGTTGCTCCAGGTTGCCGGTCGCGTCCTGACCGATCCTGCGCTGCGTGCTCTCTACGATCAACTGCGCACCTCTGCCAATCCCCACATCCAGAAGGATGTGGTGCGCTGTTCCGCCTGTGGCGCTCCGCTCCGTTCAGAAGAAGTGCGTTGCCTGTACTGTGGTTCGCCGCGACCAGCGCAGCCTGCGCCGCCAGTTGTCCCGCCGCTCGCCGGGCCGCCTGCTGTCGAACCGCTAGACTTCTACGCAATGCTGGGGCTTGCGCCTATGCATCTCATAAAGCGCGATACAGGAATGTCGCGCACAGTGATGCCTTATTCGTCAGAGGAGACCGGTGTGGCGGAGATCGTGCGTCCCCCGACGCCGGAGGAGGTCGATGCTGCTTCTTACGCATTGCAGCAGGCAACGCTCCTCCGTCCGGGTTTATCGCCTGCAGAGCGCGAGGCGCGCGTTCGCGATCTTGAGATAGCCCGACGTGTGCTTGGAAACGAGCGGCTCCGCAGCCGGTACGATGGTTTCTGGCAGGCGTTTCACCAGGGACGCTTCGATCACGGTCATCTCGAAGGATTGCGCGCATTGATCGAAGAAGTGCGCACCGAAGACGATCCGACCGCGACGCTCTCGCCCGATCAGGCGGAAGCGCTGCTTCAGCAGGGACGCGGACTGATCGCCGCCGGACTGCCGCGTGAGGCGCTCGAACCATTGCGCCGGGCGTGCGTAGCCTTGCCCGGTCGGGCGGAAGCGCACGCCCTGTATGCCAGCGCGATACTGGCATCTGCCGATCCGCTCGATCTCGGCGCTCACGCGCTACGCCAGGCGCTGACAGCGATTGAAACCGCTGCGCGCCTCGGTAATCCGCTGCCCGAGAGCGCCGCGCTCCTGGCGCTCTGTCGCGGTCTCCTGGCGCGTGACGCTGGAGATATGCATCAGGCGGAAAGCGAACTATTCGCTGCAGTGCAGCAGAACCCTTCGCTTGCCGCCGCCTGGCGCGCGCTGGCAGCGCTGGCAATCGGGCGCGGGGCGCACGGTGATGCCATTGAACACTGCCAGCGCGCGCTGAAGATCGACCCACGCGACGAGCGTGCCTGGTTGATGCTGGCAGGCGCCTGCCTGCGCGCCCGTCGTTACGCAGAGGCGCGTACCGCAGCGGAACAGGTCGCCGGATTGCGCGGCGGCGGCATAAGCGTCGACGCAATTCTGGCGGACATCGGAAACTGA
- a CDS encoding FHA domain-containing protein yields MPFCPQCGVDNPAGARYCDQCGAMLIPVPAQTTAPASAPATSVPAIGPTVCPQCGQAAIPGEAFCDNCGAPLSAPSRPVAPVAPPPHSAAPPQPVYPPPTPVTIPPTAPVSPAPTAPPASPPPAAPAAPPSYQAPPASPPPAAPAAPPSYQAPPASPPPAAPPVSPPTPAPVSGRTSLAPSVLVVVGAGASLPLPAAPQAIIGRSDPVSKFYPDIDLNPYGALDQGVGRRHARIFVQGGQVLIEDLDSINGTLVNGQRVLPFQSRALADGDQITLGRMLLRFKA; encoded by the coding sequence ATGCCCTTCTGTCCTCAATGTGGCGTTGATAATCCCGCAGGTGCGCGTTACTGCGATCAGTGCGGCGCGATGTTGATACCGGTTCCGGCGCAAACCACAGCGCCAGCATCTGCTCCGGCAACATCCGTCCCGGCGATTGGTCCAACTGTTTGCCCGCAATGCGGTCAGGCTGCAATTCCCGGCGAGGCGTTCTGCGATAACTGTGGAGCGCCGTTGAGCGCCCCATCGCGTCCGGTTGCTCCGGTTGCACCGCCGCCGCACAGCGCTGCACCGCCGCAACCGGTGTACCCACCGCCGACGCCGGTCACGATTCCTCCGACTGCGCCGGTGTCTCCCGCGCCCACCGCGCCACCGGCGTCCCCCCCGCCTGCCGCGCCCGCCGCACCGCCGTCATACCAGGCGCCGCCGGCGTCCCCCCCGCCTGCCGCGCCCGCCGCACCGCCGTCATACCAGGCGCCGCCGGCGTCTCCCCCGCCTGCCGCGCCGCCGGTGTCGCCTCCGACACCTGCGCCTGTCAGTGGACGAACATCTCTCGCTCCATCGGTGCTGGTTGTCGTCGGCGCCGGCGCTTCTCTGCCGCTGCCCGCAGCACCGCAGGCGATCATCGGGCGAAGCGACCCGGTCAGCAAGTTTTATCCTGATATCGATCTCAATCCGTATGGCGCACTCGATCAGGGCGTCGGGCGACGCCATGCGCGCATCTTCGTGCAGGGCGGACAGGTGCTGATCGAAGACCTCGATAGTATCAACGGCACCCTGGTCAACGGTCAACGGGTGCTTCCCTTTCAATCACGCGCACTGGCTGACGGTGACCAGATCACCCTGGGACGGATGCTGCTGCGCTTCAAGGCGTGA
- the recF gene encoding DNA replication/repair protein RecF (All proteins in this family for which functions are known are DNA-binding proteins that assist the filamentation of RecA onto DNA for the initiation of recombination or recombinational repair.), with translation MHVSHLSLRDFRNYERLDLTLEPGVILLYGPNAAGKTTVLEAIYFLATTRSPRAGADRELVRFEAQGDIGVPPFARLVCDVVRADGRVRLEVVVQRRSDEESPGSISPTIKTVRVDRKTVRALDLVGNLRVVLFTPADIALVTGAPAERRRYLDVTLSQIEGRYVRTLAHYQKVVQQRNSLLRAWRDGRRPLRYAGDELAFWDRELAMAGAYLLRERLRAVVDLNALAGPLYCRMSGSDTPLVVTYQSSVAGIDPASDSRMIEQAFLAHLVHLRDDEIGRGQTLIGPHRDDLLITVGNIPMGAYGSRGQQRSATLALKLGEAELMRARTGDTPVLLLDDVLSELDAERRAYVQDVIERPGQQTIVTATGTDDFSVEFLKRARRWRVEDGRLYSA, from the coding sequence ATGCATGTGTCACACCTCAGTCTACGCGACTTCCGCAACTACGAACGGCTCGATCTGACGCTCGAACCGGGTGTGATTCTGCTCTACGGTCCGAATGCCGCCGGTAAAACGACCGTGCTCGAAGCGATTTACTTCCTGGCGACGACTCGCTCGCCGCGCGCCGGAGCGGATCGCGAACTGGTGCGTTTCGAGGCGCAGGGGGACATTGGCGTTCCCCCTTTTGCGCGACTGGTGTGTGACGTCGTGCGCGCAGACGGGCGCGTGCGTCTCGAAGTGGTGGTGCAGCGTCGCTCCGACGAAGAGTCACCCGGCAGCATTTCCCCGACGATCAAGACCGTGCGGGTAGACCGTAAGACCGTGCGCGCGCTCGACCTGGTGGGCAACCTGCGTGTGGTGCTCTTCACCCCAGCTGATATTGCGCTGGTCACCGGCGCACCTGCCGAACGTCGTCGGTATCTCGATGTGACCCTCTCGCAGATCGAAGGGCGCTACGTCCGCACCCTGGCGCACTACCAGAAAGTGGTTCAACAGCGCAACAGCCTGTTGCGCGCCTGGCGTGACGGGCGCCGTCCGTTACGGTATGCTGGCGACGAACTGGCTTTCTGGGATCGGGAACTGGCGATGGCGGGCGCCTATCTGCTGCGTGAACGGCTCCGTGCAGTTGTTGATCTCAATGCGCTGGCGGGACCGCTCTACTGCCGGATGTCCGGCAGTGATACGCCGCTCGTTGTGACCTACCAGAGTAGCGTGGCAGGCATCGATCCAGCGTCCGACAGTCGAATGATCGAGCAGGCGTTTCTGGCGCACCTGGTACATCTGCGCGACGACGAGATCGGTCGGGGACAGACGCTGATCGGTCCGCACCGTGACGATCTGCTGATCACTGTCGGCAACATCCCGATGGGCGCATACGGTTCGCGCGGACAGCAACGCAGTGCGACGCTGGCGCTCAAACTTGGCGAGGCGGAACTGATGCGGGCGCGCACCGGCGATACGCCGGTGCTCCTGCTGGATGACGTGCTTTCGGAACTGGATGCCGAACGGCGAGCGTATGTGCAGGATGTTATTGAACGTCCCGGTCAACAAACGATTGTTACCGCCACCGGCACCGACGACTTTAGCGTTGAATTTCTCAAACGCGCACGTCGCTGGCGCGTCGAGGACGGTCGTCTCTATTCTGCCTGA
- the fni gene encoding type 2 isopentenyl-diphosphate Delta-isomerase produces the protein MSESEQTSSRKLDHVRIVLGEDVAAKGVTTGFAAYRLPHEAAPELDLAEIDTSVTFLGKRMRAPLLISSMTGGARDVARINVALAEAAEALGLAMGVGSQRAALVDPRLADTYRVRHVAPTIPLLANLGAVQLNYGFGVDECRRAVDMIEADALVLHFNALQEAVQPEGNTNFKGLLRRIEEVCLRLDVPVIAKEVGNGIGAATARRLVDAGVKIIDVAGAGGTSWSEVERYRHTTGRGAQVAGAFAGWGIPTTEAIRQVRAALPDITIIGSGGVRSGVDVAKAIALGADLAATARPALIPAVDERGAVAVIESLQTYIDELRIAMFCTGCGDLTALRRLRLERV, from the coding sequence ATGAGCGAATCTGAACAGACGAGCAGCCGCAAGCTCGATCACGTGCGCATTGTGCTGGGTGAAGATGTTGCCGCCAAAGGGGTCACTACCGGTTTCGCCGCTTACCGCCTGCCGCACGAAGCTGCACCTGAACTCGACCTTGCCGAAATCGATACCAGTGTGACGTTTCTGGGAAAACGAATGCGCGCGCCGCTTCTCATCAGTTCAATGACCGGCGGTGCGCGTGATGTGGCGCGGATCAATGTGGCGCTCGCTGAAGCTGCCGAAGCGCTTGGACTGGCGATGGGGGTCGGTTCGCAGCGCGCAGCACTGGTTGATCCGCGCCTGGCGGACACCTATCGCGTTCGCCACGTCGCGCCCACGATCCCATTGCTGGCGAATCTCGGCGCCGTACAGCTCAACTACGGTTTTGGCGTGGATGAATGTCGTCGCGCGGTCGATATGATCGAAGCCGACGCGCTGGTGCTGCACTTCAATGCGTTGCAGGAAGCCGTTCAACCCGAAGGGAACACCAACTTCAAAGGATTGTTGCGGCGGATCGAAGAAGTGTGCCTGCGCCTCGATGTGCCGGTGATTGCCAAAGAAGTGGGAAACGGCATTGGTGCAGCGACGGCGCGACGTCTGGTTGATGCCGGCGTGAAAATTATCGATGTCGCTGGCGCTGGTGGCACCAGCTGGAGCGAAGTCGAGCGATACCGCCATACTACCGGGCGCGGTGCACAGGTGGCTGGCGCTTTTGCCGGATGGGGCATTCCCACCACCGAGGCGATCCGTCAGGTGCGCGCTGCGCTTCCCGACATTACGATCATCGGCAGTGGCGGTGTGCGAAGCGGCGTCGATGTGGCAAAGGCGATTGCGCTTGGCGCCGACCTTGCCGCCACTGCGCGACCCGCGCTCATTCCTGCGGTCGATGAACGTGGCGCGGTGGCAGTCATCGAAAGTTTGCAGACCTATATCGACGAACTGCGGATCGCAATGTTTTGCACCGGGTGCGGCGACCTGACAGCGCTGCGGCGGTTGCGCCTCGAACGGGTCTGA